The Platichthys flesus chromosome 17, fPlaFle2.1, whole genome shotgun sequence DNA window ataaacacagatcaAACAGATTTGACTACATATGATATGTGGTTAAAAAAGCTGTCAAAACTGTGGCCACAGTCTCGTCAAGTAGTGTATGTGTTACCTTGACTGAAGCAgaggctgcagaaagagagCAGACCCAGTAAAATCAAACAGGTTCCCATCTACTTGTTTTCGCCACAGAGGAAAATAAGATCACTGAAACGCAACTGCAGTAGAAGAAGGCGTCTCTTCAACTGCACACAGGCAAAGGGGCCTTTGCAACATTTATACATCATATCTTTTTGTAGTTTGACAATGATACAGCCCCCTTAATGTGCAattgtggaggtgagggggctgggagagcaTCTTCACCTTCACCACAGTGGATCAATCATCACAGGTGAGAGCTGTAGATGATTGGTCCACACGCTTGAAATGGCAGCAACTGAGCTGCCTCACGGAAGAGGACTCAGAACACGTGGAGACTCACTTAAGTTTGccttttaaatgtatgttttgatttaataaaatatgcTCAAAAACGAATGGTTTGTCTATGGCTGCCGTGGTGAGAACCCCATGGCATGGTCTACTGGAAGAGCATGAACCAAGAAAAgcttgtgaaaataaaaaaactcataCACAATAGTGTATCATATATACCTTCATATTGTTATGTCCTATTTACAGGGAATGCATGATTTACCACATGCTCTTCATACATGGCTTTAAATTTGACTTTGCTTTGAAGGCACTTTTAACATcgttgttaaataaatgttttcagttaATCCCATGAAAATCCTTACATAACACAGCATGTTCCTATGCCATAGTGAtgagacgaggacgaggaccGCATCATCAAAATGGTGCGGTCTAAGGCAGGACACTccagacaaaaacattttttccatGTACTTAATTAATTTTGCTTCCATGTCATATTCTTTCTTTGATTGTAGACTCCtaatcaaatcaatattcatTCTACTACTGTtgagttttaaaaaatgatgtgAGGGTGAGTGttgtaaaataaattgttaagCTAGTTACAGATATGATActatatttaactttttgttttgtaattttttgttttatataaataattatgaaaagtttccctttttctcaCTTTAGCCCCTGCCCTCAAAAATGTCTGTGCAGGTCCCTGCTCCACAGGTTaacaagtgactctgctcctccgaTGTTTATAATCATCAAATTGATCTTTATAAAAAGCTACTGAAGTCACATTCTGCAACAATGAATTTAAAACCCCACGTTGCAtcttaaccctgatgtcctgacaTTGTGCATCATGTTAAATCTcgtgttgtgtagcaggtttaaACATGCCTCATAAGGACTGAAAGCTGCGGTGCTGGATACCAAAGTGTCTGAAAGCTGCTCTTGTGCCATAGATGTATTCTACCAGGGCTTCTAATTCAACCATCGCACTACCCTCTGCCACAGCAGACAACAGAAGGACAAACTGAGGGGAAATAGGCACATCTAACTCCTCTGTATCAATAAAACTGTACAAAATCATTATATGATTACTCAAAACACAATGCTTAAACATGGTCTGGGTCACAGCACAAGCCAAAGACACCTGAGGATACTTTTAACCGATCCGTCCTGACGCTCTGTCACCGTTGGGACGGCTGAAGCCAAACCCAGCTCATCTGAGTTGGTTGAGTTCGGATTGATGTCAGCTTGTGAGGCCATGCAAGGCGTGGAGCAACTTAGATCAAATTCTAAGCAAGGGCAGCACGCCCTTGGAGACTTCCCTGTGGTGTAGCCATCTCAAGGTAAGCAGCGAGTTAACACACGGTAAAAGCAACTGAGGAAGCAGGGGTGACTCAGTGCGATCCGGGGATGTCCGAGGTGGCAACATTAGCTAATCCCAGCCGCTATGTCATCGCATCAGCAGATCTGCCGCTGCCTCGGACACCCCCAGATTGCACTGTGTCACGCCACTTGCCCGGCTACAATGCAGAGAAGTCTCGAATGCTCCAAGTGAGCTGCCCTTGCGTAGTTCTCGATCTAAGTTGCTGCAATCTAGCGTTAGCttgctgctgctacccgtcagacatctaagtggccgcataaacatgcAGATCGTCGAGACAGAGACGTTtagacacctctaaacgttgactcaacattGTGGAAGgacgctgctgctgcgccagctccagctcccactgctcccactgtggGGCTGGACTGGGGGGCAGGGGCTGTCGAAGGCAGgattgtatcttcgtctccagtGGCAATATTTCTACAGAGGCAATGGATAGCCAAAAATCCGGGCACTCATATCTCGGTGCGGGGGAGAGGGGGCGACAGGGTCGGGAAGCTGGCTCATGAGCTTTTAAAGAATCacgcactcaaaacaggtcaatctgaggaggagtGTTtaagacagggtaaaaagggtgctgttttaaatgatccttgcggtattttgaccaaaatttgtaagagacatttcattaagaccccaaggaaccatatcaacttgtgggaAAATGGGcgtaatatgtcccctttaacggTAAGTTACACCGTCCTCTTGATTGGTCAAGTTTTAGCAGGCAAGTCGGCCAATGTAGGTGTAACGTCCTGAGTTAAAGTACTGAGTGTTTCAGCCCCACCCAGCGACAAGAGTGCGAtttcatgatgacatcatacgGAGAGGAAGTACGAAACGCAATGTTTCcataacatatttcttagaatggactgagtgaaaaagcccggagtgactgttttcatactttgagggtccCTACTGATCCCCTTCAAATATCAAAAAGAAGACTATCAGAGACCCCCCACAACTCACAAggaaaatgaaacacacaataaacacttCCACGAGTGCTGCTGCCACTCAAATGACAGAGACTCTCCAGCTTTCCTTAAATACCCCTCCACATAATCACACTCATCACACTCACctgagaggatggagagagaggaaaaggaggaggaaacaactAAAGCACGTAACACAAGTGCAAAATGCAGGGACACTGAATTATTTGAACTAAAAACAGTGGATCCAAAGATTAAACTGATTGCATTTTGTTCTCTTCAACCTTGGAACACAATTTGTAATCTGAATGTCACTGAATAGTTGTCAGAGAGAAGATAATATCCTGCATACATGCAAATACAGAGATGTGAAACTGAattatgaaatatatatgttttttacaaacataaGAAAAAGGTAAAATTACCTTTAAAATTGAACTTTCTTCACTGATGTCTATCAGTTGACTGTTCGACAACTTGGGAGCATGATGTACAAAATCTGCATCTCCTATTTTCTGTCAGCTGTTGTTGGAAGCTATAATGTTGcagagacacattttaatatcattGCTCATCTCACCGATACTTTATCTCTCTGCAATAAGAAGTAGAGCTCTGTGACTACTGACTCTCAAATAAATGAAGCAGGATGAACACTTATTTGcttgaaagttttatttttcaggatacaacacaaaaacaatcatCTGTATTTTTAACAACTGATCTTGTGAGGATCAACCAACAGTACAGAGAGAGGCATGAAGTGTGGCTGTGAAGAccgatagagagatagatagatggatactttattaatcccgtgggaaatttaggACGTTCCAGCCTGAATGAGGAtaaggaaagtgtgtgtgtgtgtgtgtgtgtgtgtgtgagtgtgagtgtgtgtgtgtgtgtgtgtgtctacaccCAGTTCTTCAGGGAGAATCCGGACACGACATTATTCAATTTATTCACTCTGGGAGGAGCAGGTGCTGTGATGACACGCTTGAGGTAACAGCGGCGCCTGggacacaaaatcaaaaaacaaGATTAAACACCATGTTGACAACACCAGATAGTTGATATGATGGGAAGTTAACAAGTCCACTGAGGAGCAGGGCCAAACCTCAACCACACCTGCAATCACCTGTCAGGACTAAATTTACTTGATCAACCAATCatgctctgtttttctttccttcccttcatattccttccctcatcccttcatcctctctttccttcctccttcatctcctatCTTCACCTCATCCCCTTCCCTCAATGTCCATTCATTATTTCCTACACATCCAATTTACCAATTTCCATTCAAACTTTTCAATCACATTTTGTTTGGGCATGGTCCTTTCTAGTAATGATCAAGTTAAATGTTACATAATTTCTCTGTGTGAACTGAATTCCTGGTTCATGATTTTGTTGACATGAATGAGCACTGTACCTGAAATCAGGGTTGGGGTAGGATTCATGGAAGTAGGTGTAGAACTGGCAAAGAGGATCTGTAGTACAGGCCCTCTGACACTTGTCTGGATCATCCATTGACTCAGAGCGAAGGTCAGAACCTTGGAAACTGACTCCTTCATGAGACACTTGAAGCCAACCTGtcagcagagagggacagagtcaGACTCCCCCTTCTGGCCGAGGCAAAAACACACTACTCTAACAAGTATTACAAAATAACCAGACGTAAGTGTCACCTATCTACGCATGTTGCAAAACGTCAGAGATTCAGTTCATCATTGATATTTTTGGGATTCATAATGGATGAATAATACATTTCTACATAAACGTGCGTATAACACAGGtccgagagtgtgtgtggtttgtgatgGTCCACAAATAGTGTGTCCAGTCTCAGTGTTGGTTTGTGATACATACTGTTATCCATCTGGCAGAAGTGCACCGGTATCCCAGATGTGAATCCCACTTTGGTGCTGGTCACCATTCTAGATGGATTTCCCTTCAACCAACATTGGAAGTCACCACTGCACACAAAATAAGTTTAGAGAGTTTAGAGAAAACCAAGCAGATTAACATATTTAGCTGAATTTGCAGAACGAAATGTTCAAGCCCCTATAGGATTGTCAAGATATTGTCCCAGAAACAAGAAATAATGcgatatgtgtatatatatatatacacaatatatacagttactTCACACTTTCTAGTGTTGAATGTGTTTGCCACATGAGaagttaaagtttatttaagttcTTGTTTCACACTACCTGTTATAAGAGAAATATGTACAGCTTGGTTTATCAGTGCACAGAGCCTGACAGTGTTCAGCAGAGGCGGCGGGCAGCTTGTCAATGTCGTGTCCTGGGATGTCAGTGTTTAAGAAAAGCTTTCCCTGGcaaactgtaaaacacacaggTAATATAATAGAAAACATATAGTAAAAGACCTCCCGCAGGATGTTGTGCTTCCACCTGTGAATACCTGTTCCAAAGTATTGAGGTATTTGCAGTTTGTGGGAGAATCCAGATACTGCTCCAACCTCTCTCTTTATAACGGTCCTCGGTACCGACCAGCTGTGTTTAAGGTGACATTTGTATCTgggaaagaataaagaaaaaacagcatCATTTAATGTTTGAACTGGCGATGTTCTGACGCCAGAGATCCTCCCCTCTCATTGGATGGATTCACTGAATTCACTAATCACAAGGAAAAGTACTCAGCCTGTGAAGTCACACAATGGCTGTtgctctaaccctaaccactgaGGTTATCTCAACCACTGACATAAACCCTGCCTCGAGATCAGGCACCTGTTTAAAGGAGgaacatttaaattgaatgaaaCATTACATTACCCAGTTATACCTTATGTACTCTGATGTGAAGGCGTCATTTACAAAAGTAAAGAACTGACAGTGAGGGTCCTGTGTGCAGATCCTCTGACACTCCTCACCAGTGGAGGTGAACAATGATTTGTAGTCTGCCCCCAGGAAGTCCACGTTCTGGTACAGCTGAGGCCAACAAGGTTGTTCTGACCAGGTGAGAAGACAAAGAGAGTTAGGGAGAGCGTGCCCATAcatcacaaatatataaactgttttttaGAATGATGTAAAATGTTTGTGAGCTTACCCAGCTTTGAGAGGCAGTTTTTGAGAGAAAAGCCCGAAGTGATACCCTGTACTTGAGTCCGGACGTTGGGCTTTAGAGAGGGTGTGGACTTGAGGTAGCAGTAGAAgttcctgcagagagaagcatTTATCTATGATCTATAACGTTGAGGGTTGGATGGGGTTAGCTGGAGCTGAtccacattcacacctatggcaGTTTAATCTAACCCTAATCTGtatgactgtgggaggaagccagagtaccAAGAGAAATACTGACAGGAGAGGGGCACTTCAGGGGTCGATCATGTTTCAGCTGGGGTCAGTGCCCCCCTGGCTGCACCCCTTGATCTGACCTTGCTTTGGCTGTATTCATCATTAAAACATTACAGGGCCTCAATGGATTGTATCATGAGTTATGTGATGTGTCAGTGTTAGATACCTGTTATCTCTGGTATAGTCATGTCGAAGAAAGCTAAAGAAGAGACAGGAGGGGTGCTCGGTGCACAGCTGCTGACAGTGCCTTGCATCCGGAGAGTAGAGAAATGTTATATCTGTTCCCGGGAAATCCACATTCTCGATCAACTCCTGAGCACATTCTGAACAAATGGGAAAGACAAACATAGACACTATTAAATGTACatataaacacagatttgaCTACTTATGATatgtggtaaaaataaaaagggtaTTCAAACTGCGGCCACAGTCTCGTTAAGTAGTGTATGTATTACCTTGACTGAAGCAgaggctgcagaaagagagCAGACCCAGTAAAATCGAACAGGTTCCCATCTTCTTGATTTCGCCACAGAGGAAAATAAGatcactgaaacacaactgcagTAGAAGGAGGAGTCTCTGCAACTGCACACAGGCCAAGGGGCAGTTTCAACATTTATACATCCGATCTATTTGTACAACTAAGTGTTGACACAATCATTGGTTGGTTCACAATGATACAGCCCCCTTAATGTGCAATTGTGGAGGTGAGGTGGCTGAGAGAGCACCTtcaccacagaggatcaatcagcacAAGTAAGAGCTGTAGATGATTGATCCACACGCTGAAAAGGCAGCAACTGAGCTTCCTCACAGAAGAGGACTCAGAGGACTCAGAACAATAGTGTATCATCTACCTTCATATTTTAATATCCTTTTCACCCGGAAAACATGATTAACCACATGCTCTTCATACATGgatttaaatttgactttgGTGTAAAGGTCCTTTAAAAATCAGATGATGTCAGTGTTCTTGAGGGAATACAGCTAACAGAGTTATATTTCTTATACCTTCTTGGGTTAGGAGTCACAGATGCTAACAATGAAAGGTTTCAAAGCCTTGTGCCAGAAgatacaaaaatattaattaaaatctCCAAAAAGCGAAACTGTCAGGCATTTGAAACATTTATCATGAATTATTAATACAAGCAGACATTATTGGTGTCTTATAATGTCATTGAATGGTTGTATTAGAATATATTGTTGcagagacacattttaataccATTGCTCATCTCACTGATACTTTATCTCTCTGCAATAAGAAGTAGGGCTCAGTGAATACTgactttcaaataaataaagcaggatgaaaaaaaatttaatttatctttGTGTCTATGTTAAAACCCAAAATCAATcatctgtgttttaaatggCAAACAACTGACCATGTGAGGACCAACCTACTGTCCAGAGAGAggcatgaagtgtgtgtgtgtgtgtgtgtatgtgtctataCACAGTTCTTTAGAACCCGGACACGACATTATTCATTGTAGTTACTTTGTTTGGAGCAGGTGCTGTGATGACACGCTTGAGATAACAGTGTAGCCTTGGtcacaaaatcaaaaaaaacaagattgaACACTATGTAGACAACACCAGATAGATCTAATAGGAAGTTAACAAGTCTACTTAGGAGCAGGGCCTAACCTCAACCACACCTGCAATAACCTGTCAAGACTAAATATACTTGATCAACCCATAATGCTCGGTTTAACTTCCCTTCCCTTCATCCATCCTttcctcatcccttcatcctctctttcctccctccctcatctcctATCTTCACCTCAACCCCTTCCCTCAATGTCCATTCATTATTTCTTCAACATCCAATTTATCAATTTTCCATTCAAACCTTTCAATCACATATTGTTAGGGTTAGCCTCCAGGCCGGGGttccacatgcaatactgctgtaaaaatGTGCACAAGCAACCATTTGaagcaactttaaacacaaactaacagcaagctagcgttagctccctgctgctaaccggaaacaaacactgacaggtCCAGAGCtcctgacatggagccagcatcCCGTCGACATCACCCagcgagcccgagctgaggagggggcttggGCTCGTgacttaaggccaatgtatgcttctccgagtccgttgcggactgacggacggacggatcggacggaccctttttgatttatagttctacaagcctttttgttgtgaaaacaattcaccgccagaacagtagatggcgcaactgaagtcgagcttagagaagcctacctcatgaggtatatagaagaagtcaacgctggtttatttacgtcctcccggctcctcacacagtgaacgatgacaactaacagaaaaaggatgttgatgacgcgacag harbors:
- the LOC133972500 gene encoding plasma kallikrein-like, translated to MGTCSILLGLLSFCSLCFSQECAQELIENVDFPGTDITFLYSPDARHCQQLCTEHPSCLFFSFLRHDYTRDNRNFYCYLKSTPSLKPNVRTQVQGITSGFSLKNCLSKLEQPCWPQLYQNVDFLGADYKSLFTSTGEECQRICTQDPHCQFFTFVNDAFTSEYIRYKCHLKHSWSVPRTVIKREVGAVSGFSHKLQIPQYFGTVCQGKLFLNTDIPGHDIDKLPAASAEHCQALCTDKPSCTYFSYNSGDFQCWLKGNPSRMVTSTKVGFTSGIPVHFCQMDNSWLQVSHEGVSFQGSDLRSESMDDPDKCQRACTTDPLCQFYTYFHESYPNPDFRRRCYLKRVITAPAPPRVNKLNNVVSGFSLKNWV